A window from Mycobacterium saskatchewanense encodes these proteins:
- a CDS encoding DUF4436 domain-containing protein has product MTTEAEPTPAQSEAAEPTAVHEPPAVAKKKKKSPGKAKPPKLNRTQIEIGVGLLVTFVVAYALSLLGVHVLQRAGGPLPALDLSQGGSDATIVQLRLEELKPVANRLTVNVLVYPGVSQYDPRLDVLGNDVAVRLYPTSDLGDLNYPKGKAPAQLTTTIEAHGDPRNWPFDEYKTEPIAADAFVWAGDNRKKVPARVEVTGSLDGWNVSVDRVRDPSGLRTSRSMDTGNVVITLERAEGPLVFDLVICLVLVALPTLALLVAIPMAMGRRKFVPPFGTWYAAMLFAVVPLRNILPGAPPPGSWIDQAVVQWVLLALVTAMSLYISAWVRQGD; this is encoded by the coding sequence ATGACGACTGAAGCCGAGCCGACACCGGCTCAGTCGGAGGCCGCTGAGCCGACCGCGGTCCACGAGCCTCCTGCGGTGGCGAAGAAGAAGAAGAAGTCGCCCGGCAAGGCAAAGCCTCCGAAACTGAACAGAACCCAGATCGAGATCGGCGTGGGTCTGCTGGTGACCTTTGTCGTCGCCTACGCCCTTTCGCTGTTGGGCGTCCACGTCTTGCAAAGGGCGGGGGGTCCGCTGCCCGCCCTGGACCTGAGCCAGGGCGGGAGCGATGCCACGATTGTGCAGCTGCGCCTGGAGGAGCTCAAACCCGTCGCGAATCGCCTCACAGTGAATGTGCTTGTCTATCCCGGGGTTTCGCAGTATGACCCGCGGCTGGACGTGTTGGGTAACGACGTCGCCGTTCGACTGTATCCGACGAGTGACCTCGGGGACCTCAACTACCCCAAGGGGAAGGCGCCCGCGCAACTTACCACCACCATCGAGGCGCATGGCGATCCCCGTAACTGGCCCTTCGACGAGTACAAGACCGAGCCGATTGCGGCCGATGCATTCGTCTGGGCGGGCGACAACCGCAAGAAGGTGCCCGCCCGGGTCGAGGTGACCGGATCTTTGGACGGCTGGAACGTCAGCGTCGACCGCGTCCGTGACCCGAGCGGCCTGCGGACCTCCCGGTCCATGGACACGGGCAACGTGGTCATCACGCTGGAGAGAGCCGAGGGCCCACTCGTCTTCGACCTGGTCATCTGTCTTGTCCTCGTCGCCCTGCCGACCCTGGCGTTGTTGGTGGCGATTCCGATGGCGATGGGCCGAAGGAAGTTCGTGCCGCCGTTCGGAACGTGGTACGCCGCGATGCTGTTCGCGGTGGTCCCGCTGCGGAACATCCTTCCCGGCGCCCCACCGCCCGGCTCGTGGATCGACCAGGCCGTCGTGCAGTGGGTGCTGCTCGCGCTGGTGACGGCGATGAGTTTGTACATCTCCGCCTGGGTCCGGCAAGGGGACTGA
- a CDS encoding DUF4436 domain-containing protein, which yields MRRHLVLDVSIIVGVVVVYTLSLFGYHWLATAPGPLPEPDVNTAEGTVVLVRFEQLHSVANRLDVKVLVMPDNSMIDKRLNVLTTDTSVRFFPQNDLGDLQYPVGKLPAQVATTIEAHGDSGDWPFDSYRTDTIQADVLVGTGENRQYKPARVEVTGSLEGWDISVRRAGRDSLDSDRPDNVIVTLQRAKGPLVFDLGICLVLITLPTLALFVAIQMLTGRRQFLPPFSTWYAAMLFAVVPLRNILPGSPPAGAWIDQAVVIWVLIALATALVLYVAAWYRHSG from the coding sequence CTGCGGCGGCACCTCGTGCTCGACGTCTCCATCATCGTCGGCGTTGTCGTCGTCTACACCCTGTCGCTGTTCGGCTACCACTGGCTGGCCACCGCGCCCGGGCCACTGCCCGAGCCGGACGTGAACACCGCCGAGGGCACCGTGGTCTTGGTGCGATTCGAGCAACTGCACTCGGTGGCGAACCGCCTCGATGTGAAAGTGCTTGTCATGCCTGATAACTCAATGATCGACAAGCGTCTCAACGTCCTGACCACCGATACGTCCGTGCGCTTCTTCCCGCAGAACGACCTGGGCGACCTGCAATACCCGGTGGGGAAGTTGCCGGCGCAGGTTGCCACCACCATCGAGGCTCACGGCGACTCTGGGGATTGGCCCTTCGACTCGTACCGCACCGACACCATCCAGGCGGACGTGCTCGTCGGAACGGGCGAGAACCGGCAATACAAGCCCGCCCGGGTGGAGGTGACGGGATCGCTGGAAGGCTGGGATATTTCGGTCAGGCGAGCCGGGCGGGACAGCCTCGACTCGGATCGCCCGGACAACGTGATCGTGACACTGCAACGGGCCAAGGGTCCGCTGGTCTTCGATCTGGGGATCTGCCTGGTCCTCATCACCCTGCCGACGCTCGCGCTGTTCGTGGCGATCCAAATGCTCACCGGACGAAGGCAATTCCTGCCGCCGTTTTCCACTTGGTACGCGGCGATGCTGTTCGCCGTCGTGCCGTTGCGTAACATCCTGCCGGGCTCGCCGCCCGCGGGTGCCTGGATCGACCAGGCGGTGGTGATCTGGGTGTTGATCGCGCTGGCGACGGCGTTGGTGCTGTATGTCGCCGCGTGGTACCGGCACTCCGGCTGA
- a CDS encoding recombinase family protein, whose protein sequence is MSVRKSAGQRVGVCSAAIYARISSDAEGTGLGVARQLEDCRKLAADRGWPVGAEYVDNDVSAFSGKPRREYARMLADLASGDRDAVIVYNLDRLHRRPVELEEFVTLCESVGVRDVATVTADIDLGNDDGLFMARIFAAFAAKESGRKSARIRRKMLQNAQAGLPHGSARPFGYEADKITVRESEAAVIRQMVDRYLAGQSLRSLTIWLNDSQIAPSVATSWQTTAVRQVLSSGRIAGLREHRGEVIGAAVWPAIITPAERDRVLARMASRSVTKTRTARTYLLSGMLRCGRCGNRLYSQARHSNPQNRVRRYVCLKGPDHGGCGRLTVVAAPVEELLTEAVLARLDSPQLADALAGKATADADVAALAAQVDADQERLDELAGLYADGAITAREWIAARDPITARITAARRDIAAATDTTAVFELAGTGGVLRSGWDGLDLGRQQAIVKAVLDHAVIAPGTPGARSLDIGRVAPVWRV, encoded by the coding sequence ATGTCGGTGAGGAAATCTGCTGGTCAGCGTGTTGGGGTGTGCTCGGCGGCGATTTATGCCCGGATTTCCTCGGACGCGGAGGGCACGGGGTTGGGCGTGGCCCGGCAGTTGGAGGACTGCCGCAAGCTCGCCGCTGATCGGGGGTGGCCGGTCGGGGCCGAGTATGTCGACAACGATGTGTCGGCGTTTTCCGGTAAGCCGCGCCGCGAGTACGCCCGGATGCTGGCTGATCTGGCGTCCGGTGATCGTGACGCGGTGATCGTCTACAACCTGGATCGGTTGCATCGGCGGCCGGTGGAGTTGGAGGAGTTCGTCACGCTGTGCGAATCGGTCGGGGTGCGCGATGTCGCGACCGTGACCGCCGACATCGACCTGGGTAATGATGACGGGCTGTTCATGGCCCGGATTTTCGCCGCGTTCGCCGCCAAGGAGTCCGGCCGCAAGTCGGCCCGTATCCGCCGCAAGATGTTGCAAAACGCCCAGGCCGGGTTACCGCATGGCTCAGCGCGCCCGTTCGGGTATGAGGCCGACAAGATCACTGTGCGCGAATCGGAGGCCGCAGTGATCCGCCAGATGGTGGACCGGTATCTGGCGGGCCAATCGTTGCGGTCGTTGACAATCTGGCTCAACGACTCGCAGATCGCCCCGAGCGTGGCGACATCGTGGCAGACGACCGCGGTGCGTCAGGTGTTGTCCTCGGGTCGTATTGCGGGGTTACGGGAGCACCGCGGGGAGGTGATCGGTGCCGCGGTATGGCCCGCCATCATCACCCCAGCAGAGCGTGATCGGGTGCTGGCACGCATGGCATCGCGGTCGGTGACCAAAACCCGCACCGCACGCACCTACCTGTTGTCGGGGATGTTGCGCTGCGGGCGCTGCGGTAACCGGCTGTATTCCCAAGCCCGGCATAGCAATCCGCAGAATCGGGTGCGCCGCTACGTGTGTTTGAAGGGGCCGGATCATGGTGGGTGTGGCCGGTTGACCGTGGTCGCCGCCCCGGTCGAAGAACTGCTGACCGAAGCGGTGCTGGCACGGCTGGATTCACCGCAGCTGGCGGACGCGTTGGCGGGCAAAGCCACCGCTGACGCCGATGTCGCCGCGTTGGCCGCCCAGGTCGACGCCGATCAGGAACGCCTCGATGAGCTGGCGGGGTTGTATGCCGATGGCGCCATTACCGCCCGGGAGTGGATCGCCGCGCGTGATCCGATCACCGCCCGCATCACCGCGGCCCGCCGCGATATCGCCGCCGCCACCGACACCACCGCGGTGTTCGAGCTGGCCGGCACCGGTGGCGTGCTGCGCAGCGGGTGGGACGGGCTGGATTTGGGTCGCCAGCAGGCGATCGTCAAGGCGGTGTTGGATCACGCGGTCATCGCACCGGGCACACCGGGTGCGCGCAGCCTGGATATCGGACGGGTGGCGCCGGTGTGGCGGGTCTGA
- a CDS encoding replication initiator, with amino-acid sequence MKAVTTQSPVIALPGLPATIDADAVVTQMQRRASSPGFGSWWRRVESVGYCAHPIQLLGTDDAGRRHTVWTRCNNRRASVCPSCSDLYARDTWQLVHAGAAGGHHDVPAEVATHPQVFTTLTAPGYGAVHNATGASCRPTPVGPHARCRHGKPLRCNIIHTVDDPMVGQPLCAGCYDYLGHVLFAWHLPELWRRFTITLRRAIATHLKTSGLSADSVRVSFVKVVELQARAIPHIHALIRLDPPGALATTASGDHISDGPAAPRGGREPRHGTDRQPVWSSPITATELTALIRQAAGRVRIDVPTGDNHPNQGVRTLRFGAQIDAQALTPETTTAATDSETARTTATASSRLSPRRVAAYLAKYVTKSLHDFGITARRLSTEAIGELDVSEHVRAILTVIAELAEHGNAAVAGIGRWLHTLGYRGHITTKSRHYSTTMGALRTARATWTRQHATNDATQLNATTPRGAVSPDQRPHAPLDPDAVAWEFDHAGHTSAGDRVLVISAALRHITARITAITETRSRIGSRWPAPPGGGDG; translated from the coding sequence GTGAAGGCCGTAACGACGCAAAGCCCGGTGATCGCGCTGCCGGGCCTGCCCGCCACCATCGATGCCGATGCGGTGGTCACCCAGATGCAGCGCCGCGCATCCTCACCCGGTTTCGGGTCGTGGTGGCGGCGAGTGGAATCGGTCGGTTACTGCGCCCACCCGATCCAGCTGCTCGGCACCGACGACGCCGGGCGCCGGCATACGGTGTGGACGCGCTGCAACAACCGCCGCGCGTCGGTGTGCCCGTCATGCTCAGACCTGTATGCGCGCGACACCTGGCAACTCGTGCACGCCGGAGCCGCCGGCGGCCACCACGACGTACCCGCTGAGGTCGCCACTCACCCGCAAGTGTTCACCACGCTCACCGCACCGGGCTACGGGGCCGTGCACAACGCCACCGGCGCCAGCTGCCGCCCCACACCGGTCGGCCCGCACGCGAGGTGTCGCCACGGTAAACCACTGCGCTGCAACATTATCCACACCGTTGATGATCCGATGGTGGGGCAACCATTGTGTGCGGGCTGCTATGACTATCTCGGGCATGTGCTGTTCGCCTGGCATCTGCCCGAACTGTGGCGGCGCTTCACCATCACCCTACGACGCGCCATCGCCACACACCTCAAAACCAGTGGGTTATCTGCGGATTCGGTACGGGTCAGCTTCGTCAAGGTCGTAGAGCTGCAAGCCCGCGCGATCCCGCACATTCACGCACTGATCCGCCTCGACCCACCCGGTGCTCTCGCCACCACCGCATCAGGTGACCACATCAGTGACGGCCCCGCCGCCCCTCGGGGTGGTAGGGAGCCCCGTCACGGCACCGACCGGCAGCCCGTCTGGTCGTCACCGATCACCGCCACCGAACTGACCGCCCTGATTCGCCAGGCCGCCGGGCGCGTCCGCATCGACGTGCCCACCGGCGACAATCACCCAAACCAGGGGGTGCGGACACTGCGGTTCGGCGCCCAAATCGACGCCCAAGCATTGACACCCGAAACCACCACGGCAGCAACAGATTCCGAGACTGCGAGAACCACAGCCACTGCATCGTCGCGGCTTTCACCGCGCCGAGTCGCGGCATACTTGGCGAAATACGTCACCAAATCGTTGCACGACTTCGGCATCACCGCCCGACGCCTATCCACCGAGGCGATCGGCGAACTAGACGTCAGCGAGCATGTGCGGGCCATCCTTACCGTCATCGCTGAGCTGGCCGAACACGGCAACGCCGCGGTGGCCGGGATCGGGCGCTGGCTGCACACCCTGGGATATCGCGGGCACATCACCACCAAATCCCGGCACTACTCCACCACCATGGGCGCCCTGCGCACCGCGCGCGCCACCTGGACCCGCCAGCACGCAACGAACGACGCAACGCAGCTGAACGCAACCACACCCCGCGGCGCGGTCAGTCCCGACCAGCGGCCTCACGCGCCGCTTGACCCCGATGCAGTGGCGTGGGAGTTCGATCACGCCGGACACACCAGCGCCGGTGACCGGGTGCTGGTCATCTCCGCAGCCCTGCGCCACATCACCGCCCGCATCACCGCCATCACCGAAACCCGCTCTCGCATCGGCAGCCGGTGGCCGGCACCACCAGGGGGCGGTGATGGCTGA
- a CDS encoding FtsK/SpoIIIE domain-containing protein has translation MSNSPNRKNHNNNPSPDDDWIGELIVGLLKAAGYLLWWAILFPSLSIPATVALWVAVSHGARAGVLTAGVEVAAYLGWWVCQPASFTRWVSAPLRQRFWAWWRYHRNWESVCALHGLTAKLGERTLVPALQSVRIGHHADVLIVKVVTGQSIADWQKRAPALAATWDAERLTIRATTPGQLRIIIGRGDVLGQPIAVPTPTPGSAVDLGAVRVGVTESRRWWHLPVLGQHILAAGATGAGKGSVLWSLIAALAPDVKRGRVRLWVIDPKGGMELGAGAPLFTRFCYHTGQPTVELLRELVELMQTRATRLRGHTRLHTPTPAEPLIVLIIDEIAALTAYVTDRKLRAETEQLLGLLLSQGRAVGISVVAAVQDPAKDTLPVRQLFTVRIGLRMTEPTQTAMVLGQGARDAGAECDLIADATPGIGYVMIDGTAEPIRVRAFHVTDRDITLLARTFRAPRSGEQGNP, from the coding sequence ATGTCGAATAGTCCAAACCGTAAGAACCACAACAACAATCCATCACCCGATGATGACTGGATCGGCGAGCTGATCGTCGGACTACTCAAAGCCGCCGGGTATCTGCTGTGGTGGGCAATCCTGTTTCCCTCCCTGAGCATCCCGGCCACGGTGGCGCTGTGGGTCGCCGTCAGTCACGGCGCCCGCGCCGGCGTGTTGACCGCCGGTGTGGAGGTCGCGGCATACCTCGGCTGGTGGGTATGTCAGCCGGCCTCATTCACCCGGTGGGTCAGCGCTCCGCTGCGGCAGCGTTTCTGGGCGTGGTGGCGTTATCACCGCAACTGGGAATCGGTCTGCGCCCTGCACGGCCTGACCGCCAAACTGGGTGAACGCACGTTGGTGCCTGCCCTGCAATCGGTGCGGATCGGCCATCACGCCGACGTGCTGATCGTCAAGGTGGTGACCGGCCAGTCGATTGCCGACTGGCAGAAACGCGCCCCCGCGCTGGCGGCGACCTGGGACGCGGAGCGGTTGACGATCCGCGCCACCACGCCGGGCCAGCTGCGGATCATCATCGGCCGCGGGGATGTGCTCGGCCAGCCGATCGCGGTACCCACGCCAACCCCGGGTTCGGCGGTCGATCTGGGCGCGGTGCGGGTCGGGGTCACCGAATCACGGCGCTGGTGGCACCTACCGGTGTTGGGCCAGCACATCCTGGCCGCCGGTGCCACCGGAGCCGGCAAAGGCTCGGTGCTGTGGTCGCTGATCGCCGCCCTCGCCCCTGACGTCAAGCGTGGCCGGGTGCGGTTGTGGGTGATCGACCCCAAAGGCGGCATGGAACTCGGTGCCGGCGCGCCGCTGTTCACCCGGTTCTGCTACCACACCGGTCAGCCCACTGTGGAGCTGCTGCGCGAGCTGGTGGAGCTGATGCAGACCCGCGCCACCCGGCTGCGCGGGCACACCCGCCTGCACACCCCTACACCGGCCGAACCGCTGATCGTGCTGATCATCGACGAGATCGCCGCGCTGACCGCCTACGTCACTGACCGCAAACTCCGCGCCGAGACAGAACAACTCCTCGGCCTGCTGCTCTCCCAGGGCCGTGCGGTCGGGATATCGGTGGTAGCCGCGGTGCAAGACCCGGCCAAAGACACCCTGCCGGTACGCCAATTGTTCACCGTGCGCATCGGGCTGCGCATGACCGAGCCCACCCAAACCGCGATGGTTTTGGGTCAAGGCGCCCGCGATGCCGGCGCCGAATGCGACCTGATCGCCGATGCCACCCCCGGCATCGGGTACGTGATGATCGACGGCACCGCCGAACCGATACGGGTCCGGGCCTTTCACGTCACCGACCGCGACATCACCTTGTTGGCCCGCACCTTTCGGGCACCGCGTTCAGGCGAACAGGGAAATCCGTGA
- a CDS encoding SCO3933 family regulatory protein: MKLRIDTTGVTFLCTRIPEQRTNFDTGAPRVDKATGQALWQVQLIALDATGGEVLAVTVVGEPKVVVGQPVSVTGLVALPWSQDGRSGIAYRAEAITATDPGTVKTGQQAR, translated from the coding sequence ATGAAGTTACGTATCGACACCACCGGGGTGACGTTCCTCTGTACTCGGATTCCCGAGCAGCGCACCAATTTCGACACCGGCGCACCCCGTGTGGACAAGGCCACCGGACAGGCGTTGTGGCAGGTGCAGTTGATCGCCCTGGATGCCACCGGCGGTGAGGTGCTGGCAGTCACCGTGGTCGGGGAACCGAAAGTCGTTGTCGGCCAGCCGGTGTCTGTGACGGGTCTGGTGGCGTTGCCGTGGTCGCAAGACGGCCGCTCGGGCATCGCGTACCGCGCCGAAGCCATCACCGCCACCGACCCCGGCACCGTCAAGACGGGCCAGCAGGCCCGGTAA
- a CDS encoding creatininase family protein: MSRRVIPNTTTTDPAATHAVAVLPVGSFEQHGPYLPLGTDTLIATAIASAISQHHNVFQLPPVAFGCSHEHAAYPGTISISATTLAAIVADIIESLARQNIAGLIVVNGHGGNAVLTNVVQQANHPKNPVKVGLYPSREDWTEARAAAGIHSSNHDDMHAGELETSILLASDLDYLRDGWQTSDHTANDRRYLTSLGIHAYTPTGVIGSPSQATAAKGSNILDHLGRNADTLIGLLTTR, from the coding sequence GTGAGCCGCCGAGTCATCCCCAACACCACCACCACCGACCCCGCGGCCACCCACGCGGTCGCGGTGCTGCCGGTCGGCTCATTCGAACAACACGGCCCCTACCTGCCGCTGGGCACCGACACCCTCATCGCCACTGCCATCGCATCCGCAATCAGTCAGCACCACAACGTGTTTCAGCTACCACCGGTCGCGTTCGGCTGCTCCCACGAACACGCCGCCTACCCGGGCACCATCAGCATCAGCGCCACCACCCTGGCCGCGATCGTCGCTGACATCATCGAATCGCTGGCACGCCAGAACATCGCCGGGCTGATCGTCGTCAACGGCCACGGCGGCAACGCGGTACTGACCAACGTCGTCCAACAAGCCAACCACCCCAAGAACCCCGTCAAGGTTGGGCTTTACCCCAGCCGCGAAGACTGGACCGAGGCCCGCGCCGCCGCAGGAATCCACAGCAGCAACCACGACGACATGCACGCCGGCGAACTGGAAACCTCCATCCTGCTCGCCAGCGACCTCGACTACCTGCGCGACGGCTGGCAGACCAGCGACCACACCGCCAACGACCGCCGCTACCTCACCAGCCTCGGCATCCACGCCTACACACCCACCGGCGTCATCGGCTCCCCATCCCAGGCCACCGCCGCCAAAGGCAGTAATATCCTCGACCACCTCGGCCGCAACGCCGACACCCTGATCGGGCTCCTCACCACACGCTGA
- a CDS encoding 3-hydroxyacyl-CoA dehydrogenase: MEIQDTVALVTGGASGLGLATAKRLLDAGAQVVVLDLKGEDVVGELGNRARFVPADVTDEKAVTAALDVAESLGPLRIVVNCAGTGNAIRVLGKDGVFPLDAFRKVVDVNLIGTFNVLRLGAERIAKTDPIGEERGVIINTASVAAFDGQIGQAAYSASKGGVVGMTLPIARDLASKQIRVMTIAPGLFDTPLLAGLPEPAKESLGKQVPHPSRLGKPAEYGALAVHIIENPMLNGEVIRLDGAIRMAPR; this comes from the coding sequence GTGGAGATCCAAGATACCGTAGCACTCGTCACTGGCGGCGCGTCGGGCCTCGGCCTGGCCACCGCCAAGCGGCTGCTCGACGCCGGCGCCCAGGTGGTCGTTCTCGATCTCAAGGGCGAGGATGTGGTCGGTGAGCTCGGGAACCGCGCGCGGTTCGTCCCGGCCGACGTCACTGACGAAAAAGCGGTGACCGCGGCCCTTGACGTCGCCGAATCGTTGGGTCCGTTGCGCATCGTGGTCAACTGCGCCGGCACCGGCAATGCCATCCGAGTGCTGGGTAAGGACGGCGTCTTCCCTTTGGACGCGTTCCGCAAGGTCGTCGACGTCAACCTGATCGGGACGTTCAACGTATTGCGGCTGGGCGCCGAGCGGATCGCCAAAACCGACCCGATCGGAGAAGAGCGCGGCGTCATCATCAACACCGCCTCGGTGGCGGCTTTCGACGGGCAGATCGGTCAGGCCGCCTACTCGGCGTCCAAGGGCGGTGTGGTCGGCATGACGTTGCCGATCGCGCGGGATCTGGCCAGCAAACAAATCCGGGTGATGACGATCGCGCCGGGCTTGTTCGACACCCCGCTGCTGGCTGGTCTGCCCGAGCCGGCCAAAGAATCGCTGGGCAAACAGGTGCCGCACCCGAGCCGGCTGGGCAAACCCGCCGAATACGGCGCTTTGGCGGTGCACATTATCGAAAACCCAATGCTCAACGGCGAGGTCATCCGCCTCGACGGGGCAATCCGCATGGCTCCCAGATAG
- a CDS encoding CaiB/BaiF CoA transferase family protein produces MAGPLVGLRVVELAGIGPGPHAAMILGDLGADVVRVERPGAAGGAARDATLRSRRFVTADLKSGQGRDLVLRLVAKADVLIEGYRPGVTERLGLGPDDCARVNDRLIYARMTGWGQTGPRSRQAGHDINYISLNGVLHSIGRKGERPVPPLNLVGDFGGGSMFLLVGILAALWERQTSGEGQVVDAAMVDGSSVLTQMMWAMRGVGTWSDERGTNLLDGGAPYYDTYECADGRYVAVGAIEPQFYAAMLAGLGLDDADLPEQNDRARWPELRARVAEVIGSKDRDHWAKVFANSDACVTPVLAFGEVLTDAHVVQRNTFYRPDGGLEPMPAPRFSRSVPDPPQPPGDPGADTETIPGDWL; encoded by the coding sequence ATGGCGGGGCCGTTGGTAGGGCTTCGGGTGGTCGAGCTGGCTGGTATCGGCCCGGGTCCGCATGCTGCGATGATCCTCGGTGATCTCGGCGCCGACGTCGTGCGCGTTGAACGGCCCGGCGCGGCAGGTGGCGCGGCGCGCGATGCCACGTTGCGCAGCCGGCGCTTCGTCACCGCCGACCTCAAGTCCGGCCAGGGACGTGACCTCGTGCTGCGGCTCGTCGCTAAGGCCGATGTGCTGATCGAGGGATACCGCCCGGGCGTCACCGAACGGCTGGGCCTGGGCCCCGACGACTGCGCTCGGGTCAACGACCGGCTGATCTATGCGCGGATGACCGGCTGGGGCCAAACCGGTCCGCGCAGCCGGCAGGCCGGTCATGACATCAACTACATCTCGCTCAACGGGGTGCTGCATTCGATCGGCCGAAAAGGCGAGCGGCCGGTGCCGCCGCTGAACCTGGTCGGCGACTTCGGCGGTGGCTCGATGTTTCTGCTGGTCGGGATCCTTGCCGCGCTGTGGGAGCGGCAGACCTCGGGCGAAGGCCAGGTCGTCGACGCGGCGATGGTCGACGGGTCGTCGGTGTTGACCCAGATGATGTGGGCTATGCGGGGGGTGGGCACGTGGTCGGACGAGCGCGGAACCAACCTGCTCGACGGCGGCGCCCCCTACTATGACACCTACGAATGCGCTGACGGCCGCTACGTCGCTGTGGGAGCGATCGAGCCGCAGTTCTACGCGGCCATGCTGGCCGGGCTCGGGCTGGACGATGCGGACCTGCCAGAGCAAAACGACCGCGCCCGTTGGCCGGAGCTGCGGGCCCGGGTCGCCGAGGTGATCGGCTCGAAAGACCGCGACCATTGGGCCAAGGTGTTCGCCAACTCCGACGCCTGCGTCACCCCGGTGCTGGCGTTCGGCGAGGTTCTTACCGACGCACACGTCGTACAGCGCAACACTTTCTACCGGCCCGACGGCGGATTGGAACCGATGCCCGCGCCGCGGTTTTCGCGAAGCGTCCCCGATCCGCCGCAGCCGCCGGGAGACCCCGGAGCCGACACCGAGACCATACCGGGCGACTGGCTGTAG
- a CDS encoding transglutaminase-like domain-containing protein, protein MTDTSTEPDPSFLGTTEFLDWRHDNVQRFTQTAIGDSRDPVTRAQRLFLAVRDNIWYDPYSIDDDPDHYRASYVATATRAYCIPKAVLLTAAARAAGIPARLGFADVRNHLQTDTLRARMGGSNVFVYHGYSELFVNDRWVKATPAFNAELCARFGVSPIDFDGEHDALLHAYDSEGHQHMEYLHDRGWYHELPFAEIITEIRRRYGPLIMQTPPTEQDAFTKYIAPSA, encoded by the coding sequence GTGACTGACACATCGACCGAACCCGATCCGAGCTTTCTGGGAACCACGGAATTCTTGGACTGGCGCCACGACAATGTTCAGCGCTTCACCCAGACAGCGATCGGCGATAGCCGCGATCCAGTGACACGAGCCCAACGGCTTTTCCTCGCCGTACGCGACAACATCTGGTACGACCCCTACAGTATTGACGACGATCCTGATCACTACCGCGCCAGCTACGTCGCCACCGCCACACGCGCCTACTGCATCCCCAAGGCGGTCCTGCTCACCGCGGCGGCGCGCGCCGCAGGTATACCCGCCCGCCTTGGGTTCGCCGACGTGCGCAACCACCTGCAAACCGACACGCTGCGCGCCCGGATGGGCGGCTCCAACGTGTTCGTCTACCACGGCTACAGCGAACTGTTCGTCAACGACCGCTGGGTCAAGGCGACACCGGCGTTCAACGCCGAACTGTGCGCCCGATTCGGCGTCTCGCCGATCGACTTCGACGGCGAACACGACGCACTTCTACACGCCTATGACAGCGAAGGCCACCAGCACATGGAATACCTTCACGACCGCGGCTGGTACCACGAGCTTCCCTTCGCCGAAATCATCACGGAGATCCGCCGGCGCTACGGTCCGCTCATCATGCAAACACCCCCAACCGAGCAAGACGCCTTCACTAAATACATAGCTCCTTCGGCCTGA
- a CDS encoding ferredoxin codes for MTRNKETLVRIMVDKSKCSLHGICESIAPNIFGLAEDGTRQKLVDVLDDSQLPLAKEAVEACPTMALQLVPADQCCAT; via the coding sequence ATGACGCGAAATAAGGAGACCCTCGTGAGAATAATGGTGGATAAATCGAAGTGCTCCCTTCACGGGATATGCGAATCCATCGCCCCCAATATCTTTGGGCTTGCCGAAGATGGGACACGCCAAAAACTTGTAGATGTGCTCGACGACAGCCAACTCCCCCTCGCTAAAGAGGCCGTCGAAGCCTGCCCGACAATGGCTCTGCAGCTCGTGCCTGCGGACCAGTGTTGCGCCACCTAG